From Streptomyces zhihengii, the proteins below share one genomic window:
- the idi gene encoding isopentenyl-diphosphate Delta-isomerase, translated as MPITSAAAANSSPNGTAPAILLELVDEQGNTIGTAEKLAAHQAPGQLHRAFSVFLFDEQGRLLLQRRALGKYHSPGVWSNTCCGHPYPGEAPFTAAARRTYEELGISPSLLAEAGTVRYNHPDPASGLVEQEFNHLFVGMAQSSLSPDPEEVGETAFVTPAELTEMHGDAPFSAWFMTVLDAARPAIRELTGTAGGW; from the coding sequence ATGCCGATCACATCAGCCGCCGCGGCGAACAGTTCGCCGAACGGCACCGCACCAGCGATTCTGCTCGAACTCGTCGACGAGCAGGGCAACACGATCGGCACCGCGGAGAAGCTGGCCGCCCACCAGGCGCCGGGACAGCTCCACCGGGCGTTCTCCGTGTTCCTCTTCGACGAGCAGGGCCGGCTGCTGCTCCAGCGGCGCGCACTGGGCAAGTACCACTCCCCCGGCGTCTGGTCGAACACCTGCTGCGGCCACCCGTACCCGGGCGAGGCGCCGTTCACGGCCGCGGCCCGGCGCACGTACGAGGAGCTGGGCATCTCGCCGTCGCTGCTCGCCGAGGCGGGGACGGTGCGCTACAACCACCCGGACCCCGCTTCGGGCCTGGTGGAGCAGGAGTTCAACCACCTCTTCGTGGGGATGGCCCAGTCGTCGCTGTCGCCGGATCCGGAGGAGGTCGGCGAGACGGCGTTCGTGACCCCGGCGGAGCTGACGGAGATGCACGGCGACGCGCCGTTCTCGGCGTGGTTCATGACGGTGCTGGACGCCGCGCGTCCGGCGATCAGGGAGCTGACCGGGACCGCCGGCGGCTGGTGA
- a CDS encoding ATP-binding protein yields MESRGSVPTGPLSYEGVWRFTAPAVDVSVPQARRAVRDLLGRQGVPVTDDVVQGLLLIVSELVTNAVRHAALLSPEVAVEVAIGEHWVRVSVEDNHPYRPKALETDSAQTGGRGLLLVREITREAGGVCDVEHTASGGKIIWAELPLVPVRHTGTAVLHTDPTPL; encoded by the coding sequence ATGGAGAGCCGCGGGAGCGTGCCGACCGGGCCGCTGTCGTACGAGGGGGTCTGGAGATTCACCGCCCCGGCGGTCGACGTGTCCGTCCCGCAGGCCAGGCGCGCGGTGCGCGACCTGCTCGGCCGGCAGGGGGTGCCGGTCACCGACGACGTCGTCCAGGGGCTGTTGCTGATCGTCTCCGAACTCGTCACCAACGCCGTACGGCACGCGGCACTGCTGTCGCCCGAGGTCGCGGTCGAGGTGGCGATCGGGGAGCACTGGGTCCGGGTGTCCGTCGAGGACAACCATCCCTACCGGCCCAAGGCGCTGGAGACCGATTCCGCGCAGACCGGCGGCCGCGGACTCCTGCTGGTGCGGGAGATCACCCGTGAGGCGGGCGGGGTGTGCGACGTCGAGCACACCGCGAGCGGCGGAAAGATCATCTGGGCCGAGCTCCCCCTCGTGCCCGTGCGCCACACCGGGACGGCGGTCCTGCACACCGACCCGACCCCGCTCTAG
- a CDS encoding enoyl-CoA hydratase/isomerase family protein, translating into MEPPEYPQPRLTHSVADGVATVVIANPAKRNAMTAEMWRAVPEVLAPLAADADVHALVLTGEGGTFCAGADIGSLREPGDDPQALAQSAEEALAAFPKPTLAVVRGFCVGGGAQLAAACDLRFAADDARFGVTPAKLGIVYPAASTRRLASLVGPSTAKYLLFSGELIDADRALRTGLVDEVLPGAELGPRAAEFTRILATRSQLTQCAAKEFTAGHTDREAYWRAQAQGSGDTAEGVAAFLERRAPRFTWTPRPRSGEPV; encoded by the coding sequence ATGGAGCCGCCCGAGTACCCGCAGCCGCGTCTGACCCACTCCGTCGCGGACGGCGTCGCCACCGTCGTCATCGCCAACCCGGCCAAGCGCAACGCGATGACCGCCGAAATGTGGCGGGCCGTCCCCGAGGTGCTCGCCCCGCTCGCCGCCGACGCCGATGTGCACGCGCTGGTCCTGACCGGCGAGGGCGGCACCTTCTGCGCGGGGGCGGACATCGGCTCGCTGCGCGAGCCGGGCGACGACCCGCAGGCCCTCGCGCAGAGCGCGGAGGAGGCACTGGCCGCGTTCCCGAAGCCGACGCTCGCCGTCGTGCGGGGCTTCTGCGTCGGCGGGGGCGCACAGCTCGCCGCCGCCTGCGACCTGCGGTTCGCCGCCGACGACGCCCGCTTCGGGGTGACGCCCGCGAAGCTCGGCATCGTCTACCCGGCCGCCTCGACCCGCAGGCTGGCCTCGCTGGTGGGGCCGTCCACGGCGAAGTACCTGCTCTTCTCCGGCGAGTTGATCGACGCGGACCGGGCGCTGCGGACCGGGCTGGTGGACGAGGTGCTGCCGGGGGCCGAACTGGGGCCCCGGGCGGCGGAGTTCACCAGGATCCTCGCCACGCGCTCGCAGCTCACCCAGTGCGCCGCCAAGGAGTTCACCGCGGGGCACACCGACCGGGAGGCGTACTGGCGGGCGCAGGCACAGGGCAGCGGCGACACCGCGGAGGGGGTCGCCGCCTTCCTGGAACGCCGGGCACCGCGCTTCACCTGGACGCCGCGGCCGCGGAGCGGCGAACCGGTCTGA
- a CDS encoding DJ-1/PfpI family protein has translation MQIAIPLFDRFTALDAVGPYEMLCRLPGSEVVLVADRPGPVTNDRGDLSLVATASYDAVPRPDVVVVPGGPGQGARMDDEALLGWLRAADAATTWTTSVCTGSLLLGAAGLLKGREATSHWLALDVLASLGAHPTGRRVVTDGKYVTAAGVSSGIDMGLTLVGRIAGDDHARAVQLLTEYDPQPPYDAGAPDKAPAHLVEEFRTRSRFVLT, from the coding sequence GTGCAGATCGCCATACCGCTCTTCGACCGCTTCACCGCCCTCGACGCCGTCGGCCCCTACGAGATGCTGTGCCGGCTGCCCGGCAGCGAGGTCGTCCTCGTCGCCGACCGGCCGGGCCCGGTCACCAACGACCGCGGCGACCTCTCGCTCGTCGCCACCGCGTCGTACGACGCCGTCCCCCGACCCGACGTGGTGGTCGTCCCCGGCGGCCCCGGGCAGGGCGCGCGCATGGACGACGAGGCGCTGCTCGGCTGGCTGCGCGCGGCCGACGCGGCGACCACCTGGACGACCTCGGTGTGCACGGGCTCCCTGCTGCTCGGCGCGGCGGGGCTGCTGAAGGGCCGGGAGGCGACCTCGCACTGGCTGGCCCTGGACGTCCTCGCCTCGCTCGGCGCGCACCCCACCGGCCGCCGGGTGGTCACCGACGGGAAGTACGTCACCGCGGCCGGGGTCTCCTCCGGCATCGACATGGGGCTGACGCTGGTCGGCAGGATCGCCGGCGACGACCACGCCCGCGCCGTGCAGCTCCTGACCGAGTACGACCCCCAGCCGCCCTACGACGCGGGCGCGCCCGACAAGGCGCCCGCCCACCTGGTCGAGGAGTTCCGCACCCGCAGCCGCTTCGTCCTGACGTAG
- a CDS encoding GlxA family transcriptional regulator, giving the protein MPERNVLVVLFDGVQSLDVTGPLEVFTGAARAAGDPGAYTVRTAAPGGAPVRTSSGLTVVPDLDLAGAPRPHTLVVPGGQGTREPDARVLDWLREHGPAAERLVSVCTGALLLAGAGLLDGHRATTHWSVCEHFAREYPRVDVDPDPIYVRDGRISTSAGVTAGIDLALALVEEDLGREVALTVARHLVVFLRRPGNQAQFSARLAAQTARRDPLREVQHWVTEHPAADLSVEALAGRAALSPRHFARAFQAETGTTPGRYVERVRLEHARRLLEDTADPVARVARACGYGTPEAMRRAFVKALGVAPAEYRRRFRPAPHPA; this is encoded by the coding sequence ATGCCGGAACGAAACGTCCTCGTCGTCCTGTTCGACGGCGTGCAGAGCCTCGACGTCACGGGCCCGCTGGAGGTCTTCACCGGAGCGGCGCGGGCCGCGGGCGACCCCGGGGCGTACACCGTGCGCACCGCCGCCCCCGGCGGCGCGCCGGTCCGCACCTCCAGCGGCCTCACCGTGGTGCCCGATCTCGACCTCGCCGGCGCGCCCCGCCCGCACACCCTCGTCGTCCCCGGCGGCCAGGGCACCCGCGAGCCCGACGCCCGGGTCCTCGACTGGCTGCGCGAGCACGGGCCCGCCGCCGAACGCCTGGTCTCGGTGTGCACGGGCGCGCTGCTGCTGGCCGGGGCCGGACTGCTGGACGGCCACCGGGCGACCACCCACTGGTCCGTCTGCGAGCACTTCGCCCGGGAGTACCCCCGGGTCGACGTCGACCCCGACCCGATCTACGTGCGCGACGGCCGGATCTCCACCTCGGCGGGCGTCACGGCCGGCATCGATCTGGCCCTGGCCCTGGTGGAGGAGGACCTCGGGCGGGAGGTGGCCCTGACCGTCGCCCGCCATCTGGTCGTCTTCCTGCGCCGCCCGGGCAACCAGGCGCAGTTCAGCGCCCGGCTCGCGGCCCAGACCGCCCGCCGCGACCCGCTGCGCGAGGTCCAGCACTGGGTCACCGAGCACCCCGCGGCCGACCTGTCCGTGGAGGCGCTGGCCGGGCGCGCCGCCCTGTCGCCCCGGCACTTCGCCCGCGCCTTCCAGGCCGAGACGGGCACGACGCCGGGCCGCTACGTCGAACGCGTACGGCTCGAACACGCCCGCCGGCTCCTGGAGGACACCGCCGACCCCGTCGCGCGGGTCGCCCGCGCCTGCGGCTACGGCACCCCGGAGGCCATGCGCCGCGCCTTCGTCAAGGCCCTCGGGGTGGCACCCGCCGAGTACCGCCGCCGCTTCCGCCCCGCCCCGCACCCCGCCTGA
- a CDS encoding SCO6745 family protein, with translation MSPLPPRAGRRCHNALNPLHSTVYFSPDLGTELGALGIEDPNAAYFAARSAAMGSVGAGTVAATFYNFNPELVARFVPAVWETASPAAVLDARLRAADTTLRRLLGEETVASPELAEAAALALRATEACTRQAKPLYAAHADLPVPDAPHLAYWHAATLLREHRGDAHLAALLHAGLDPLEALVSHTATGKGMAPRWILATRGWRRADWEAAQDRLRSRGLLDEQGALTDAGTALRAEVEEHTDRMDLAPYEHLGAESVERLTELGRGFLLTAFAAGAFPKEATG, from the coding sequence ATGAGCCCTCTCCCCCCGCGCGCCGGTCGCCGCTGCCACAACGCCCTCAACCCGCTGCACTCGACGGTCTACTTCTCCCCCGACCTGGGCACCGAGCTGGGCGCCCTCGGCATCGAGGATCCCAACGCCGCCTACTTCGCCGCGCGCTCCGCGGCGATGGGCTCCGTCGGGGCGGGGACCGTCGCGGCCACGTTCTACAACTTCAACCCCGAGCTGGTCGCCCGGTTCGTGCCCGCCGTCTGGGAGACGGCCTCGCCCGCGGCCGTGCTCGACGCGCGGCTGCGCGCCGCCGACACCACGCTGCGGCGCCTGCTGGGCGAGGAGACCGTCGCCTCCCCCGAGCTGGCCGAGGCCGCGGCCCTCGCGCTGCGCGCCACCGAGGCGTGCACCCGGCAGGCCAAGCCCCTGTACGCCGCGCACGCCGATCTGCCCGTGCCCGACGCTCCGCACCTCGCGTACTGGCACGCGGCCACGCTGCTGCGCGAGCACCGCGGCGACGCCCACCTCGCGGCGCTGCTGCACGCCGGGCTCGACCCGCTGGAGGCCCTGGTGAGTCACACCGCCACCGGCAAGGGCATGGCCCCGCGCTGGATCCTGGCGACCCGGGGCTGGCGGCGCGCCGACTGGGAGGCCGCCCAGGACCGGCTGCGCTCGCGCGGACTGCTCGACGAGCAGGGCGCGCTGACGGACGCGGGCACGGCGCTGCGCGCCGAGGTCGAGGAGCACACGGACCGGATGGACCTCGCCCCGTACGAGCACCTGGGCGCGGAGTCGGTCGAGCGGCTGACGGAGCTGGGACGCGGCTTCCTGCTGACCGCGTTCGCGGCGGGGGCGTTCCCCAAGGAGGCCACGGGCTGA
- a CDS encoding LPFR motif small protein, whose amino-acid sequence MFRAIADALRTVGSALATVVTLPFRLLAKLFGGASRSTGRARRA is encoded by the coding sequence ATGTTCCGCGCTATCGCAGACGCGCTGCGCACCGTCGGCTCGGCCCTGGCCACGGTGGTGACGCTGCCTTTCCGGCTGCTGGCCAAGCTGTTCGGCGGGGCGTCCAGGAGCACCGGCCGCGCCCGCAGGGCATGA
- a CDS encoding Tex family protein, which translates to MTTSIEGRIAEELGVRERQVRAAVELLDGGSTVPFIARYRKEATEMLDDAQLRTLEERLRYLRELEERRTAVLESVREQGKLTDALEAQIRAADTKARLEDIYLPYKPKRRTKAQIAREAGLEPLADGLLGDPSVDPLAAAAAFVDAERGVADPAAALDGARAILTERFSEDADLIGELRERMWTRGRLASKVKEGKEEAGAKFSDYFDFAEGFAQLPSHRVLALLRGEKEDALDLVLEPEEAVEGPSSYETTIAARFGVAQRGRPGDKWLGDTVRWAWRTRILVHLGIDLRLRLRTAAEDEAVRVFAANLRDLLLAAPAGTRATLGLDPGFRTGVKVAVVDATGKVVATDVIHPHVPANRWDESLAKLARLAREHAVELVAIGNGTASRETDKLAADLIARHPELKLTKVMVSEAGASVYSASAFASQELPGLDVSLRGAVSIARRLQDPLAELVKIDPKSIGVGQYQHDLSEVKLSRSLDAVVEDCVNGVGVDVNTASAPLLSRVSGISGGLAENIVAHRDANGPFRSRRALKDVARLGPKAYEQCAGFLRIRGGDDPLDASSVHPEAYPVVRRMVKSGGGEVAALIGNTSVLRSLRPGDFVDDTFGLPTVTDILRELEKPGRDPRPAFRTATFKEGVEKIGDLAPGMVLEGVVTNVAAFGAFVDVGVHQDGLVHVSAMSKTFVKDPRDVVKPGDVVRVKVQEVDIPRKRISLTLRLDDEAAAPAAGQGAPRRERGGRPPQQRQGGGGRERRGGRRRQRRRRRPATPPANSAMADALRKAGLLDPGGRGDKRRG; encoded by the coding sequence GTGACGACGTCCATCGAAGGCAGGATCGCCGAGGAACTCGGCGTACGGGAGCGGCAGGTCAGGGCGGCCGTCGAGCTGCTGGACGGCGGCTCGACCGTGCCGTTCATCGCGCGCTACCGCAAGGAAGCGACGGAGATGCTCGACGACGCGCAGCTGCGCACCCTGGAGGAGCGGCTGCGCTACCTGCGGGAGCTGGAGGAGCGCCGCACCGCCGTCCTGGAGTCCGTCCGCGAGCAGGGGAAGCTGACCGACGCGCTGGAGGCGCAGATCCGGGCGGCGGACACCAAGGCGCGCCTGGAGGACATCTACCTGCCCTACAAGCCCAAGCGGCGCACCAAGGCGCAGATCGCCCGGGAGGCGGGGCTCGAACCGCTGGCCGACGGTCTCCTCGGCGACCCGTCCGTGGATCCACTCGCGGCCGCCGCGGCCTTCGTGGACGCGGAGCGGGGCGTCGCCGATCCGGCCGCGGCGCTGGACGGCGCGCGGGCGATCCTGACGGAGCGCTTCTCCGAGGACGCCGACCTCATCGGCGAGCTGCGCGAGCGGATGTGGACCCGGGGCCGGCTGGCCTCGAAGGTGAAGGAGGGCAAGGAGGAGGCGGGCGCGAAGTTCTCCGACTACTTCGACTTCGCCGAGGGCTTCGCCCAACTGCCCTCGCACCGGGTCCTCGCGCTGCTCAGGGGCGAGAAGGAGGACGCCCTCGACCTGGTGCTGGAGCCGGAGGAGGCCGTCGAGGGGCCGTCCTCGTACGAGACCACGATCGCGGCGCGCTTCGGCGTCGCGCAGCGTGGGCGCCCCGGCGACAAGTGGCTCGGCGACACGGTCCGCTGGGCCTGGCGCACCCGGATCCTCGTCCATCTCGGCATCGACCTGCGGCTGCGGCTGCGCACGGCCGCCGAGGACGAGGCGGTCCGCGTCTTCGCGGCGAACCTGCGCGATCTGCTGCTCGCCGCCCCGGCGGGCACCCGCGCCACGCTGGGGCTCGACCCCGGTTTCCGCACCGGTGTGAAGGTGGCCGTCGTGGACGCCACCGGCAAGGTGGTGGCGACCGACGTCATCCATCCTCACGTCCCGGCGAACCGGTGGGACGAGTCCCTGGCCAAGCTGGCCCGCCTCGCGCGGGAGCACGCGGTCGAGCTGGTGGCCATCGGCAACGGCACCGCGTCCCGCGAGACGGACAAGCTGGCGGCCGACCTGATCGCCCGGCACCCGGAGCTGAAGCTCACCAAGGTGATGGTGTCGGAGGCGGGCGCCTCGGTGTACTCCGCGTCCGCGTTCGCCTCGCAGGAACTGCCCGGTCTCGACGTCTCGCTGCGCGGGGCGGTCTCCATCGCCCGCCGGCTCCAGGACCCGCTGGCCGAGCTGGTGAAGATCGACCCGAAGTCGATCGGGGTCGGCCAGTACCAGCACGACCTCTCCGAGGTGAAGCTGTCCCGCTCGCTCGACGCGGTGGTCGAGGACTGTGTGAACGGCGTCGGTGTCGACGTCAACACCGCTTCCGCGCCGCTGCTGTCGAGGGTCTCGGGCATCAGCGGCGGCCTCGCCGAGAACATCGTCGCGCACCGCGACGCCAACGGGCCCTTCCGTTCGCGCAGGGCCCTGAAGGACGTGGCCAGGCTCGGCCCCAAGGCGTACGAGCAGTGCGCGGGCTTCCTGCGGATCCGCGGCGGCGACGACCCGCTGGACGCCTCCAGCGTGCACCCGGAGGCGTATCCGGTGGTGCGCCGGATGGTGAAGTCGGGCGGCGGCGAGGTCGCCGCCCTGATCGGCAACACCTCGGTGCTGCGGTCGCTGCGGCCCGGCGACTTCGTCGACGACACCTTCGGGCTGCCCACCGTCACCGACATCCTGCGCGAGCTGGAGAAGCCGGGCCGCGACCCCCGGCCCGCGTTCAGGACCGCCACCTTCAAGGAGGGCGTCGAGAAGATCGGCGACCTCGCGCCGGGGATGGTGCTGGAGGGCGTGGTCACCAATGTGGCCGCGTTCGGGGCGTTCGTGGACGTCGGCGTCCACCAGGACGGTCTGGTGCACGTGTCGGCGATGTCGAAGACGTTCGTCAAGGACCCGCGGGACGTGGTCAAGCCGGGCGACGTGGTGCGGGTGAAGGTGCAGGAGGTCGACATCCCGCGGAAGCGGATCTCGCTGACCCTCCGCCTCGACGACGAGGCCGCGGCCCCCGCGGCCGGCCAGGGCGCCCCTCGCCGCGAGCGCGGCGGCAGGCCGCCGCAGCAGCGGCAGGGCGGGGGCGGCCGGGAGCGGCGGGGCGGGCGGCGGCGGCAACGGCGGCGCCGCCGCCCGGCCACGCCGCCCGCGAACAGCGCGATGGCGGACGCCCTGCGCAAGGCGGGCCTGCTCGACCCGGGCGGCCGCGGCGACAAGCGCCGCGGCTGA
- a CDS encoding RNA polymerase sigma factor, whose translation MADPSWPGEELITAAQRGDVDAITALVSGSHPNVRRFARSLCATPEDAEDAAQEALIILYRKIGMLRASGALASWMFRIVRNECLRRARTLRADAPLPEGTVESAEDIALDRMEAGRVAAAVAALPAEQRAVLILRDVQGLSGRTVAELCGLSTPAMKSRLHRARGAVRQTLRAAPEPARGDSP comes from the coding sequence GTGGCTGACCCGTCCTGGCCGGGCGAGGAGCTGATCACCGCCGCCCAGCGCGGCGACGTCGACGCGATCACCGCGCTGGTGTCGGGTTCGCACCCGAACGTCCGGCGCTTCGCCCGCTCGCTCTGTGCCACGCCCGAGGACGCCGAGGACGCGGCACAGGAGGCCCTGATCATCCTCTACCGCAAGATCGGGATGCTCAGGGCGTCCGGGGCGCTGGCCTCGTGGATGTTCCGCATCGTCCGCAACGAGTGCCTGCGGCGCGCACGGACGCTGCGGGCCGACGCACCGCTGCCTGAGGGCACCGTGGAGTCGGCCGAGGACATCGCCCTCGACCGCATGGAGGCGGGCAGGGTGGCGGCCGCCGTCGCCGCCCTGCCCGCCGAGCAGCGCGCCGTGCTGATCCTGCGGGACGTGCAGGGCCTCAGCGGCCGCACGGTCGCCGAGCTGTGCGGCCTCAGCACCCCCGCGATGAAGTCGCGGCTGCACCGTGCCCGCGGTGCGGTGCGCCAGACCCTCCGTGCCGCACCCGAACCCGCGCGAGGAGACAGCCCGTGA
- a CDS encoding ABC-F family ATP-binding cassette domain-containing protein — MTATLVAKDLAAGHGDRTLFAGLDLVVAPGDVIGLVGVNGAGKSTLLRLLAGLDRPEQGELRLSPPTATVGHLPQEPERRPGETVRAFLARRTGVAAAQEAMDAATQGLVDGASGADDAYAVSLERWLDLGGADLDERADEVAAGLGLTVGLDAPMTALSGGQAARAGLASLLLSRYDVFLLDEPTNDLDLDGLERLESFVRGLRAGTVVVSHDREFLTRTVTKVLELDLAQQEITLYGGGYTAYLEERETARRHAREEYEEYADKRAALEGRAQMQRSWMDKGVKNARRKATDNDKIGRKFRSEASEKQAAKARQTQRMIERLDTVDEPRKEWELRMEIATAPRSGSVVATLREAEAARGDFRFGPVSLQIDWADRVAVTGANGAGKSTLLAALLGRLPLDAGHASLGSGVVVGEVDQARGLFFGTESLLEAFCAAVPDTEPAEVRTLLAKFGLKADHVLRPATTLSPGERTRAALALLQGRGVNLLVLDEPTNHLDLAAIEQLESALATYTGTLLLVTHDRRMLDAVHTTRRIEVTDGKVVEHR, encoded by the coding sequence ATGACTGCCACCCTCGTCGCCAAGGACCTCGCCGCCGGCCACGGCGACCGCACCCTGTTCGCCGGACTCGACCTCGTCGTCGCCCCCGGCGACGTGATCGGCCTCGTCGGCGTCAACGGAGCGGGCAAGTCCACGCTCCTGCGCCTGCTGGCCGGCCTCGACCGGCCCGAGCAGGGCGAGCTGCGGCTCTCCCCGCCGACCGCCACCGTCGGCCACCTCCCGCAGGAGCCCGAGCGGCGGCCCGGCGAGACCGTCCGCGCCTTCCTCGCCCGCCGCACCGGTGTCGCGGCCGCCCAGGAGGCCATGGACGCGGCGACCCAGGGCCTCGTCGACGGCGCCTCCGGGGCCGACGACGCCTACGCCGTCAGCCTGGAGCGCTGGCTCGACCTCGGCGGCGCGGACCTCGACGAACGCGCCGACGAGGTCGCCGCCGGCCTCGGCCTCACCGTCGGCCTCGACGCCCCCATGACCGCGCTGTCCGGCGGCCAGGCCGCCCGCGCCGGCCTCGCCTCGCTGCTGCTCTCCCGCTACGACGTCTTCCTGCTCGACGAGCCGACGAACGACCTCGACCTCGACGGACTGGAGCGGCTGGAGTCGTTCGTCCGCGGGCTGCGGGCCGGCACCGTCGTCGTCAGCCACGACCGCGAGTTCCTCACCCGCACCGTCACCAAGGTCCTCGAACTGGACCTCGCCCAGCAGGAGATCACCCTCTACGGCGGCGGCTACACCGCCTACCTGGAGGAGCGCGAGACCGCCCGCCGGCACGCCCGCGAGGAGTACGAGGAGTACGCCGACAAGCGGGCCGCCCTGGAGGGCCGCGCCCAGATGCAGCGCTCCTGGATGGACAAGGGCGTGAAGAACGCCCGGCGCAAGGCGACCGACAACGACAAGATCGGCCGCAAGTTCCGCAGCGAGGCCAGCGAGAAGCAGGCCGCCAAGGCCCGCCAGACCCAGCGCATGATCGAACGCCTCGACACCGTGGACGAGCCCCGCAAGGAGTGGGAGCTGCGGATGGAGATCGCCACCGCGCCCCGCTCCGGCTCGGTGGTGGCCACCCTGCGCGAGGCCGAGGCCGCCCGCGGGGACTTCCGCTTCGGCCCCGTCTCGCTGCAGATCGACTGGGCGGACCGGGTGGCCGTCACCGGCGCCAACGGCGCCGGCAAGTCCACCCTCCTCGCCGCCCTCCTCGGCCGCCTCCCCCTGGACGCCGGACACGCCTCCCTCGGCTCCGGAGTCGTCGTCGGGGAGGTGGACCAGGCGCGAGGGCTCTTCTTCGGCACGGAATCCCTGCTGGAGGCGTTCTGCGCGGCCGTCCCCGACACCGAGCCCGCCGAAGTGCGCACCCTGCTCGCCAAGTTCGGCCTGAAGGCCGACCATGTGCTGCGCCCGGCGACCACCCTCTCCCCGGGCGAGCGCACCCGCGCCGCGCTCGCCCTGCTCCAGGGCCGCGGCGTCAACCTGCTGGTGCTCGACGAGCCGACCAACCACCTCGACCTGGCCGCCATCGAGCAGCTCGAATCCGCCCTCGCCACGTACACCGGCACCCTGCTCCTGGTCACCCACGACCGCCGGATGCTCGACGCCGTGCACACCACCCGCCGCATCGAGGTGACCGACGGCAAGGTCGTCGAACACCGCTGA